In a genomic window of Infirmifilum sp. NZ:
- the pheS gene encoding phenylalanine--tRNA ligase subunit alpha translates to MGSSTSGGHGAPILERVLLPEKQKRIVEAVLQGCSDADELAARIGAKREDLMRDLEELRTRGLLEVYRTEEALYVLTREGERCLSEGLPEEKVLRILEEAGELTKERLTALGSERNIPREEIEIGMAQLAAGKAVSFRPGGVIVPDFARARELVERTREALRLVSQGAQPEASVLNSLRRRGLVEARRRTRISVRPTDQLVKLWERGLVVEARVITELTPEVIASGEWRSAVFKPFDLGVEPPSLPLGRKHPYLEFLDWLREILVEMGFEEMKGPHVELELWNFDALFQAQDHPAREIHDTYFLKGNQLGSFHDQELMKRIAAAHESGGATGSRGWGYRWDPSRALRLVLRTQTTAVSARTLYQRGSGEYMCFSLDRVFRPENLDAKHSMEFYQLEGIIVGPKVTFRNLLGFFDEMARRLGLGRVKVKPAYFPFTEPSVEGFIKHEKLGWIEVFPGGMFRPEMLWALGVSGVNVAAWGIGIDRIAMTVLGIDDIRLLFTQDLEFIKRAPRPIPLSLLR, encoded by the coding sequence ATGGGTAGTAGTACAAGTGGTGGCCATGGAGCGCCAATTTTAGAGAGGGTCCTCCTCCCAGAGAAGCAGAAGAGAATCGTCGAAGCGGTTCTGCAGGGTTGCAGTGACGCAGACGAGCTAGCCGCGAGGATCGGGGCGAAGCGCGAGGACCTCATGAGGGACCTCGAAGAGCTGAGGACCAGAGGCCTCCTCGAGGTCTACAGGACCGAGGAAGCGCTCTACGTGCTCACGAGAGAGGGCGAGAGGTGCCTGTCGGAGGGTCTACCCGAGGAGAAGGTCCTCAGGATACTTGAGGAGGCTGGCGAGCTCACCAAGGAGAGGCTCACCGCACTCGGGAGCGAGCGCAACATCCCCAGGGAAGAGATCGAGATCGGCATGGCCCAGCTCGCGGCTGGGAAAGCAGTATCCTTCAGACCGGGCGGTGTGATCGTGCCGGACTTTGCCAGAGCACGGGAGCTTGTAGAGAGGACGAGGGAAGCCCTCAGGCTCGTGTCCCAGGGGGCTCAGCCCGAGGCCAGCGTCCTGAACTCGCTGAGGAGGAGGGGTCTCGTGGAGGCTAGAAGGCGCACGAGGATAAGCGTCAGGCCCACAGACCAGCTTGTGAAGCTGTGGGAGAGGGGGCTGGTGGTGGAGGCCCGGGTCATAACGGAGCTCACGCCGGAGGTTATAGCTAGCGGAGAGTGGAGGAGCGCGGTGTTTAAGCCGTTCGACCTCGGCGTGGAGCCGCCTAGCCTGCCCCTCGGGCGTAAACACCCCTACCTCGAGTTCCTTGACTGGCTAAGGGAGATCCTCGTGGAGATGGGCTTCGAGGAGATGAAAGGCCCCCACGTCGAGCTCGAACTGTGGAACTTCGACGCGCTCTTCCAGGCCCAGGACCACCCCGCTAGGGAGATCCACGACACATACTTCCTCAAGGGGAACCAGCTGGGCTCGTTCCACGACCAGGAGCTCATGAAGAGGATAGCAGCCGCGCACGAGAGCGGGGGCGCAACGGGGTCTCGGGGGTGGGGGTACAGGTGGGATCCCTCGAGGGCTCTGAGGCTGGTACTCCGCACGCAGACGACCGCGGTTTCTGCCAGGACTCTCTACCAGCGCGGGAGCGGGGAGTACATGTGCTTCTCCCTAGACAGGGTCTTCAGGCCCGAGAACCTGGACGCGAAGCACAGCATGGAGTTCTACCAGCTCGAGGGCATAATCGTCGGCCCCAAAGTCACGTTCAGGAATCTTCTAGGCTTCTTCGACGAGATGGCCAGGAGATTAGGCCTCGGGAGGGTTAAGGTCAAGCCCGCGTACTTCCCCTTCACCGAGCCGAGCGTGGAGGGCTTCATCAAGCACGAGAAGCTCGGCTGGATAGAAGTGTTCCCCGGCGGGATGTTCCGGCCCGAGATGCTTTGGGCTCTGGGGGTCAGCGGAGTCAACGTGGCCGCGTGGGGTATAGGCATCGACAGGATCGCCATGACCGTCCTCGGCATCGACGACATCCGCCTCCTCTTCACGCAGGATTTAGAGTTCATAAAGCGAGCACCGAGGCCGATACCCCTGAGCCTACTGAGGTGA
- a CDS encoding glycogen/starch/alpha-glucan phosphorylase, translating to MSDDAIVSVTPEIALDEGYTYAGGLGVLEGDKFYAAARLGLNYHVLTLLYREGYVDYELGPDGTPLPKPQPQPADFLNRLRRCCELEVKLRGERVSVAAHIYTKGKASVVFFEPQSPEWAASLTSRLFIERGVEEKFYKYVLLARASAEYIKSQIGVDSVRYIDLQEAYTALLPLVLRLPGRYRLIIHTPGPWGHPSFPRGLFEQEFGYKMIEDKIVLTTLGAIMSSELIMVSAKHFDVMKRVIPHLIEKARFVTNGIDLERWMHPGLRERFERGELNPENFALAKSEARANLVRLINSKKPLAVSQEQMIVVWARRMTKYKRPYFVTRLVEEARDNVVFVLGGKAHPEDKEGLQFMREFKELERKYSNVVYFHDYDVQKAKVLIAGGDLLLFTPFSGWEASGTSFMKAAVNGTVPVASRDGAAVEMIVDGVNGWLFGHDIRDLVDFGRDPRVAEVDRVEYEELKTKFLKALELYSSDREGFQTIALNSLLTFAPVVDMKRVLREYYPDLVK from the coding sequence ATGTCTGACGACGCTATCGTGAGCGTCACGCCTGAGATCGCTCTTGATGAGGGGTACACCTACGCCGGAGGCCTCGGCGTCCTGGAAGGGGACAAGTTCTACGCCGCGGCGAGGCTCGGCTTAAACTACCACGTGCTCACCCTGCTCTACCGCGAAGGCTACGTCGACTACGAGCTCGGCCCCGACGGCACTCCTCTGCCGAAGCCGCAGCCTCAGCCCGCAGACTTCCTAAACAGGCTCCGCAGGTGCTGCGAGCTTGAAGTCAAGCTCAGGGGTGAGCGCGTTAGCGTCGCGGCGCACATCTACACGAAGGGGAAAGCCAGCGTAGTGTTCTTCGAGCCGCAGTCCCCTGAGTGGGCGGCGTCCCTAACGAGCCGGCTCTTCATCGAGAGAGGTGTTGAGGAGAAGTTTTACAAGTACGTCCTGCTTGCGAGGGCCTCGGCTGAGTACATCAAAAGCCAGATCGGCGTCGACTCAGTTCGCTACATCGACCTCCAGGAGGCCTACACCGCCCTCCTCCCCCTCGTCCTCCGGCTCCCCGGCCGCTACAGGCTCATCATCCACACCCCGGGGCCGTGGGGGCACCCTTCTTTCCCCAGGGGGCTCTTCGAGCAAGAGTTCGGCTACAAGATGATAGAGGATAAAATCGTCCTGACCACGCTCGGGGCGATCATGTCCAGCGAGCTGATAATGGTCTCGGCGAAGCACTTCGACGTGATGAAGCGCGTGATACCCCACCTTATCGAGAAGGCGAGGTTCGTCACCAACGGCATAGACCTCGAGAGGTGGATGCACCCGGGGCTCAGGGAGAGGTTCGAGAGGGGGGAGCTGAACCCCGAGAACTTCGCCCTGGCCAAGAGCGAGGCCAGAGCCAACCTAGTGAGGCTGATAAACTCCAAGAAGCCCCTCGCGGTTTCGCAGGAGCAGATGATCGTGGTGTGGGCTAGGAGGATGACCAAGTACAAGAGACCGTACTTCGTGACTAGGCTGGTCGAGGAGGCTAGGGACAACGTGGTTTTCGTCCTCGGAGGTAAAGCCCACCCCGAAGACAAGGAGGGTCTGCAGTTCATGCGGGAGTTCAAGGAGCTCGAGAGAAAGTACAGCAACGTCGTCTACTTCCACGACTACGACGTCCAAAAGGCTAAGGTGCTCATCGCGGGTGGCGACCTCCTCTTGTTCACCCCGTTCTCCGGCTGGGAGGCCAGCGGGACGAGCTTCATGAAAGCTGCTGTGAACGGCACCGTGCCTGTGGCGTCCCGGGACGGGGCGGCCGTGGAAATGATCGTGGACGGCGTGAACGGGTGGCTATTCGGCCACGACATAAGGGACCTGGTGGACTTCGGCCGCGACCCTCGCGTGGCCGAAGTGGACAGGGTCGAGTACGAGGAGCTGAAGACCAAGTTCCTGAAGGCCTTAGAGCTCTACAGCTCCGACCGCGAAGGCTTCCAGACGATAGCCCTGAACTCGTTACTCACATTCGCACCAGTGGTCGACATGAAGAGAGTTCTCAGAGAGTACTACCCGGACCTCGTGAAGTAG
- a CDS encoding HAD family hydrolase — protein sequence MDRGLLIDLWGTIFWPKLPLEEYHRLRARKIWESLGEIGHLLSFEAVYEAYIAARRLADAIRTTTHAEVNLTAEILILLDKLGIEPDLAVLKRLEEAYVYPYLAHLVVAEGVADLIRTARERGFKVILASNTASGKASERLLREHGLLCLFDYLAFSDEIGFRKPHPRFFSVIVRETGIVPSQSLFVGDEEADIAGAKNFGMRAVAFTGFHDYNGSTPPDATARTMAEVAEMLAHNSER from the coding sequence GTGGATAGAGGGCTACTCATAGACCTGTGGGGGACCATCTTCTGGCCCAAGCTCCCGCTGGAGGAGTACCACAGGTTGAGAGCGCGGAAGATCTGGGAGAGCCTTGGCGAGATCGGTCATCTGTTGAGCTTCGAGGCCGTGTACGAAGCGTACATAGCCGCCCGCAGGCTCGCCGATGCGATCCGCACCACAACCCACGCCGAGGTGAACCTCACAGCTGAGATACTGATCCTCCTCGATAAGCTGGGAATAGAGCCGGACCTAGCTGTACTGAAGAGGCTTGAGGAAGCTTACGTCTACCCCTACCTCGCGCACCTCGTGGTAGCCGAGGGCGTGGCTGATCTGATAAGAACCGCGCGCGAGCGAGGATTCAAGGTGATTCTGGCCTCTAACACCGCAAGCGGGAAGGCGTCTGAGAGGCTCCTCAGGGAGCACGGCCTCCTCTGCCTCTTCGACTACCTCGCCTTCTCGGATGAGATAGGTTTCCGCAAGCCTCACCCAAGGTTCTTCTCTGTGATCGTCCGCGAGACAGGGATAGTCCCCTCTCAAAGCCTTTTCGTGGGCGATGAGGAAGCCGACATCGCGGGAGCCAAGAACTTCGGGATGAGAGCGGTGGCTTTCACGGGCTTTCACGACTACAATGGTTCAACTCCTCCGGATGCCACCGCGAGAACCATGGCCGAGGTCGCCGAGATGCTCGCTCATAATAGCGAGCGGTAA
- the pheT gene encoding phenylalanine--tRNA ligase subunit beta codes for MPVVEVSLWDLERLVGRSLSKADIEELLPKLKCEVEEVGDSAVAYEATHDRPDLYSAELLSVYLRGLLEVELGLPRFKSGGVAGEARIEGPSYRPYAYFAVVRGVSLDDEAIRQLMQLQEKIHLTYGRDRRKVSIGLYDLRGVEFPIRYVGVKPEAVKFKPLGFTVEMTPLQVLREHPKGVAYRHLVEGHELFPLIVDAEGKVVSFPPITNSEDFRVTESTRDVLIDVTSTDPEAGRRIVALMASAVATRGGTIYQVRNVSGASSEVSPRLEPDHVTYNVSLNRQLLGLDLGPRETQELLARMRMEAVAIGGDELRVAYPYFRVDILHPVDIAEEVAMAYGYERIEPQYMPPLHPGREHGLEVFSRAVREAMIGMGFIEVNNYIMTSKELMFTMMGLEVGDIVEVENPKHEMYHALRTWIIPQLLATLSNSKHAGYPQRIFEVGDVVIPDPSRENRTRDERHLAFAIAGKGVTLTDGLAALKTLCSLFKVGYELRALEHKSFISGRVARVLSGCGELGIIGEIHPQVLVNFNLAVPVVAGEIDVERLKGCYERWIEGYS; via the coding sequence ATGCCGGTCGTAGAAGTCAGCCTCTGGGACCTCGAAAGGCTCGTGGGGCGGAGCTTGTCCAAGGCCGACATCGAAGAGTTGCTCCCAAAGCTCAAGTGCGAGGTGGAGGAGGTCGGCGACTCGGCCGTTGCCTATGAGGCTACGCACGACAGGCCTGACCTGTACTCTGCCGAGCTGCTGTCGGTTTACCTAAGGGGTCTTCTTGAAGTTGAGCTCGGCTTACCGAGGTTCAAGAGTGGGGGCGTGGCCGGGGAAGCCAGGATCGAGGGCCCGAGCTACAGGCCTTACGCGTACTTCGCCGTAGTGAGGGGGGTTAGCTTGGACGACGAGGCTATACGGCAGCTGATGCAGCTACAGGAGAAAATCCACCTGACGTACGGCAGGGACAGGAGGAAGGTCTCAATCGGGCTCTACGACCTGAGGGGCGTGGAGTTCCCCATCAGGTACGTCGGCGTCAAGCCTGAGGCCGTGAAGTTCAAGCCCCTCGGCTTCACCGTTGAGATGACCCCCCTGCAGGTCCTTCGGGAGCACCCCAAAGGCGTAGCATACAGGCACCTAGTGGAGGGGCATGAGCTGTTCCCCCTCATAGTGGATGCGGAGGGTAAAGTGGTGAGCTTCCCACCTATAACGAACAGCGAGGACTTCAGGGTCACCGAGAGCACGAGGGACGTGCTCATAGACGTTACAAGTACCGACCCCGAAGCGGGGAGGAGAATCGTGGCGCTCATGGCCTCAGCGGTTGCGACAAGGGGAGGCACGATCTACCAGGTTAGGAACGTCTCCGGAGCCTCGTCCGAGGTGTCCCCGAGGCTTGAGCCGGATCATGTGACTTACAACGTCTCCCTGAACAGGCAGCTGCTCGGGTTAGACCTAGGCCCCCGTGAGACGCAGGAGCTGCTCGCCAGGATGCGCATGGAAGCGGTGGCTATCGGCGGGGACGAGCTGAGGGTGGCTTACCCGTACTTCAGGGTGGACATCCTGCACCCCGTGGACATCGCTGAGGAGGTTGCGATGGCCTACGGTTACGAGAGAATAGAGCCCCAGTACATGCCGCCGCTCCACCCGGGCCGTGAGCACGGCCTCGAGGTCTTCTCCAGGGCTGTCCGCGAGGCGATGATCGGGATGGGCTTCATCGAGGTGAACAACTACATCATGACAAGCAAGGAGCTGATGTTCACCATGATGGGCTTGGAGGTAGGCGATATAGTGGAGGTTGAGAACCCGAAGCACGAGATGTACCACGCGCTCCGCACGTGGATAATACCTCAGCTATTGGCCACGCTCTCGAACAGCAAGCACGCCGGCTACCCGCAGAGGATCTTCGAGGTCGGCGACGTCGTGATACCGGATCCCTCCCGCGAGAACAGAACGCGAGACGAGCGCCACCTCGCTTTCGCCATTGCGGGAAAAGGTGTAACGCTCACAGACGGCTTAGCCGCCCTGAAAACACTGTGCTCGCTCTTCAAGGTAGGCTATGAGCTCAGGGCTCTGGAGCACAAAAGCTTCATCTCTGGCAGGGTAGCGAGGGTTCTCTCCGGGTGCGGAGAGCTAGGCATTATTGGCGAGATTCACCCCCAGGTGCTCGTGAACTTCAACCTAGCTGTGCCTGTGGTTGCCGGAGAGATAGACGTCGAGCGACTGAAAGGGTGTTACGAGAGGTGGATAGAGGGCTACTCATAG
- a CDS encoding aminotransferase class V-fold PLP-dependent enzyme, producing MLLLDPYEVRRDFPIFARKVHGKQLIYFDNAATSQRPVQVIEAVDSFYRSLNANIGRSVHELALAATEAYEAARKVVAAFIGAKPDELVFTKNTTESINLAAYSLLASGLVRSGNEILVTRMEHHSNLLPWVRVARLAGAKLKVVEVTDDGRLDLDDFRRKLTDKVRVLAVTHVSNVTGVVNPVKELCEEARSRGALCLVDGAQSVPHMRVDVSRIKPDFLAFSGHKMLGPMGIGGLYIKRELAEKLEPPFPGGGAISLVECGVEECRAEWLQAPHKFEAGTPNVAGAVGLSAAVEYLERIGMESIEAHERRLTEKALGILQELGVTVYGPLDVKDRVGVVSFNVGKLTPHEVAQLLDSEGIAVRSGHHCALPLVKRLGTPLGTVRASFYLYNTLEELDVFEEALRKILVIAS from the coding sequence ATACTGTTGCTCGACCCCTACGAGGTCAGGAGGGATTTCCCGATTTTCGCTAGAAAGGTTCACGGCAAGCAACTGATATACTTCGACAACGCAGCGACGAGCCAGAGGCCTGTTCAGGTCATAGAGGCCGTAGATAGCTTCTACAGGAGCCTGAACGCTAACATCGGCAGGAGCGTCCACGAGCTCGCCTTGGCGGCTACGGAGGCATACGAGGCGGCCCGCAAGGTGGTGGCCGCGTTCATCGGAGCTAAGCCGGACGAGCTCGTATTCACCAAGAACACTACTGAGAGCATAAACCTCGCGGCGTATTCCCTGCTCGCATCGGGCCTTGTGAGGAGCGGGAACGAGATCCTGGTCACCCGCATGGAGCACCACAGCAACCTGCTACCCTGGGTACGGGTTGCTAGGCTCGCCGGGGCTAAGCTCAAGGTTGTAGAGGTGACGGATGACGGGAGGCTCGACCTCGACGACTTCCGCAGGAAGCTGACGGATAAGGTGAGGGTCCTCGCGGTGACTCATGTGAGCAACGTGACGGGTGTCGTCAACCCTGTCAAAGAGCTCTGCGAGGAGGCTAGGAGCCGCGGCGCGCTCTGCCTCGTCGACGGGGCCCAGAGCGTGCCCCACATGCGCGTGGACGTCAGCAGGATAAAGCCGGACTTCCTGGCCTTCTCCGGGCACAAGATGCTCGGGCCGATGGGCATAGGGGGGCTCTACATAAAGCGGGAGCTTGCTGAGAAGCTGGAGCCTCCCTTCCCCGGGGGCGGAGCCATCTCTCTAGTAGAGTGCGGCGTGGAGGAGTGCAGGGCCGAGTGGCTGCAAGCCCCACACAAGTTCGAGGCTGGAACTCCGAACGTTGCCGGTGCCGTCGGCCTCTCTGCGGCGGTCGAGTACCTCGAGAGAATCGGTATGGAGAGCATAGAGGCTCACGAGAGAAGGCTCACTGAGAAGGCTCTAGGCATCCTTCAGGAGCTCGGAGTCACCGTCTACGGGCCGCTCGACGTCAAGGATAGAGTCGGTGTTGTCAGCTTCAACGTCGGTAAGCTCACACCGCACGAGGTTGCCCAGCTCCTCGACAGCGAGGGGATCGCCGTAAGGAGCGGGCACCACTGCGCCCTCCCGCTCGTGAAGAGGCTGGGCACGCCCCTCGGTACAGTCAGGGCGAGCTTCTACCTTTACAACACGCTCGAGGAGCTTGACGTGTTCGAGGAGGCTCTCAGGAAAATACTCGTAATCGCGAGCTAA